The Athene noctua chromosome 11, bAthNoc1.hap1.1, whole genome shotgun sequence genome has a segment encoding these proteins:
- the LOC141964812 gene encoding 40-kDa huntingtin-associated protein-like isoform X2, whose amino-acid sequence MLSAAAAGGSGPGGAGGSGPGLGGDGDFLSRYRLVSAKLRRRFLRKPNVAEAAEQFAALARELRAQESLPYAAWCQLAVARCAQSLFHGPAEAAALAEAARLFLRQERDLRQRLGLRGGFGEHVAAAQSCGAFAARLHLERGQPALAAGLCLELAAALRDTGRPARAAAALQRAAELLAAARLPLEALRCLAERASCLLLGRDYAGALAALTRAQALAGAGLGGGGAAAGGAFLDVLARCEVSRVLLLLLLQPPPAKLLPEHARTLEQYCWEAAEGGAGPGYLPAELFLLLQSAVLACQEKDAEALKALQAELWPLLSAEQNHLLHLVLQEMLSPAGQGL is encoded by the exons ATGCtgtcggcggcggcggcgggcggctccggccccggcggggcgggcggctccgggccggggctcggcggggacGGGGACTTCCTGTCGCGGTACCGGCTGGTGTCGGCCAAGCTGCGGCGGCGGTTCCTGCGGAAGCCGAACGTGGCGGAGGCGGCGGAGCAGTTCGCGGCGCTGGCGCGGGAGCTGCGCGCCCAGGAGAGCCTGCCCTACGCGGCCTGGTGCCAGCTGGCCGTGGCGCGCTGCGCCCAGAGCCTGTTCCACGGGCCCGCCGAGGCGGCCGCCCTGGCCGAGGCGGCGCGGCTCTTCCTGCGCCAGGAGCGGGACCTGCGGCAGCGCCTGGGGCTGCGCGGCGGCTTCGGCGAGCACGTGGCGGCGGCGCAGAGCTGCGGCGCCTTCGCCGCCCGCCTGCACCTGGAGCGGGGGCAGCCGGCGCTGGCGGCCgggctgtgcctggagctggcggcggcgctgCGCGACACGGgccggcccgcccgcgccgccgcggccctGCAGCGGGCGGCCGAGCtgctggcggcggcgcggctgccCCTGGAGGCGCTGCGCTGCCTGGCCGAGCGcgcctcctgcctgctgctgggccGCGACTACGCCGGCGCGCTGGCGGCGCTGACGCGGGCGCAGGCGctggccggggccgggctgggcggcggcggggccgcggccggcggcgccTTCCTGGACGTGCTGGCGCGCTGCGAGGTGTCgcgggtgctgctgctgctgctgctgcagccgccGCCCGCCAAGCTGCTGCCCGAGCACGCCCGGACGCTGGAGCAGTACTGCTGggaggcggcggagggcggcgcggggccggg CTACCTGCCGGCCGagctcttcctgctgctgcagtccGCCGTGCTGGCGTGCCAGGAGAAGGACGCGGAGGCGCTGAAGGCGCTGCAGGCCGAGCTCTGGCCGCTGCTGAGCGCCGAGCAGAACCACCTGCTGCACCTGGTGCTGCAGGAGATGCTCAGCCCCGCCGGGCAGGGCCTCTGA
- the LOC141964812 gene encoding 40-kDa huntingtin-associated protein-like isoform X1: MLSAAAAGGSGPGGAGGSGPGLGGDGDFLSRYRLVSAKLRRRFLRKPNVAEAAEQFAALARELRAQESLPYAAWCQLAVARCAQSLFHGPAEAAALAEAARLFLRQERDLRQRLGLRGGFGEHVAAAQSCGAFAARLHLERGQPALAAGLCLELAAALRDTGRPARAAAALQRAAELLAAARLPLEALRCLAERASCLLLGRDYAGALAALTRAQALAGAGLGGGGAAAGGAFLDVLARCEVSRVLLLLLLQPPPAKLLPEHARTLEQYCWEAAEGGAGPGPGGGAGTGGGLPPAASYLPAELFLLLQSAVLACQEKDAEALKALQAELWPLLSAEQNHLLHLVLQEMLSPAGQGL, translated from the coding sequence ATGCtgtcggcggcggcggcgggcggctccggccccggcggggcgggcggctccgggccggggctcggcggggacGGGGACTTCCTGTCGCGGTACCGGCTGGTGTCGGCCAAGCTGCGGCGGCGGTTCCTGCGGAAGCCGAACGTGGCGGAGGCGGCGGAGCAGTTCGCGGCGCTGGCGCGGGAGCTGCGCGCCCAGGAGAGCCTGCCCTACGCGGCCTGGTGCCAGCTGGCCGTGGCGCGCTGCGCCCAGAGCCTGTTCCACGGGCCCGCCGAGGCGGCCGCCCTGGCCGAGGCGGCGCGGCTCTTCCTGCGCCAGGAGCGGGACCTGCGGCAGCGCCTGGGGCTGCGCGGCGGCTTCGGCGAGCACGTGGCGGCGGCGCAGAGCTGCGGCGCCTTCGCCGCCCGCCTGCACCTGGAGCGGGGGCAGCCGGCGCTGGCGGCCgggctgtgcctggagctggcggcggcgctgCGCGACACGGgccggcccgcccgcgccgccgcggccctGCAGCGGGCGGCCGAGCtgctggcggcggcgcggctgccCCTGGAGGCGCTGCGCTGCCTGGCCGAGCGcgcctcctgcctgctgctgggccGCGACTACGCCGGCGCGCTGGCGGCGCTGACGCGGGCGCAGGCGctggccggggccgggctgggcggcggcggggccgcggccggcggcgccTTCCTGGACGTGCTGGCGCGCTGCGAGGTGTCgcgggtgctgctgctgctgctgctgcagccgccGCCCGCCAAGCTGCTGCCCGAGCACGCCCGGACGCTGGAGCAGTACTGCTGggaggcggcggagggcggcgcggggccggggcccgggggcGGCGCCGGGACGGGCGGCGGGCTGCCGCCGGCGGCGAGCTACCTGCCGGCCGagctcttcctgctgctgcagtccGCCGTGCTGGCGTGCCAGGAGAAGGACGCGGAGGCGCTGAAGGCGCTGCAGGCCGAGCTCTGGCCGCTGCTGAGCGCCGAGCAGAACCACCTGCTGCACCTGGTGCTGCAGGAGATGCTCAGCCCCGCCGGGCAGGGCCTCTGA